One genomic segment of Streptococcus salivarius includes these proteins:
- a CDS encoding alpha-galactosidase, whose protein sequence is MSIVVNKNYYYITSKDLSLIIEEHDGDLLLRHLGRKVNRYHGSNAVNERDHAFSGQLNPDVRTYSYDTQRQVVGLHGLGDFRQPSLKIQHGVSDVTRFEFSKAEVVKGISLESKLPYPHSLENAETLIFTLVDKVANMELKLYYTVVEDNNTIVTYSEVINRSEQAVVIDRALSAMADVPARDYDVVTLQGAYAREKTVRRQRVEQGIFKVASNRGASGHAQTPALILCDHEASEGAGEALAFQLMYSGNFQTFVQKSQINEVRVAIGIEDENFAWELASNESFETPVALITYSHQGLTGLSQESQAFVTDYIIPKRFAHEERPILLNNWEATYFDFEKEKLLELAEDAKQVGVELFVLDDGWFGNRFDDNRALGDWFVNEEKLGGPLQDLIEKVHAKGLKFGLWFEPEMISVDSDLYRKHPDWAIQVPNYGHTYSRNQLMLNLANPDVVAYLKDVLDKILTDNAIDYVKWDYNRNMTNIGNGANYLESQMQSHQYMLGLYDLVDFLTSKHENILFESCSGGGGRNDLGMMRYFPQVWASDNTDAIARLPIQYGSSYLYPTISMGAHVSAVPNHQMGRITPLETRGDVDMMGNLGYELDLTSLTQEEKDVIAAQIAHYKDIRPVVQFGKQYRLINPEAGSNEAAVQFNYENKVLATYIRVLSTVETVETTLKLKNLEQDANYMLQGTGQVYSGAELMYAGITVVLPQGDFLSKQFYFVKED, encoded by the coding sequence ATGAGCATTGTTGTTAACAAAAATTATTATTACATCACTAGCAAAGATTTGTCGCTCATTATTGAAGAACATGACGGTGATCTTTTGCTAAGACACTTAGGTCGAAAGGTAAATCGCTACCATGGCTCAAATGCTGTAAATGAAAGAGATCATGCTTTTTCAGGGCAGCTCAATCCAGACGTCAGAACCTATAGTTATGATACACAACGTCAAGTGGTAGGCCTGCATGGTTTGGGGGATTTTCGTCAACCGTCTTTGAAAATCCAGCATGGGGTCTCAGATGTGACACGCTTTGAATTTTCAAAAGCAGAAGTGGTCAAAGGGATTTCACTAGAAAGCAAACTTCCATATCCACATTCTTTGGAAAATGCAGAAACACTTATTTTCACCCTAGTCGATAAAGTCGCTAACATGGAATTGAAACTCTACTATACAGTAGTGGAAGATAACAACACAATTGTAACTTATAGCGAAGTCATCAACCGTTCTGAACAAGCCGTGGTAATCGACCGAGCACTCAGCGCTATGGCTGATGTACCTGCTCGTGACTATGATGTGGTCACTCTCCAAGGTGCTTACGCTCGTGAGAAAACGGTTCGTCGCCAAAGAGTTGAGCAAGGTATCTTTAAAGTCGCTTCTAACCGTGGTGCCTCAGGTCATGCTCAGACACCAGCTTTAATTCTTTGTGATCACGAAGCTAGTGAGGGAGCAGGCGAGGCTTTGGCCTTCCAACTCATGTATAGCGGTAATTTCCAAACATTTGTTCAAAAGAGTCAAATCAATGAGGTGCGTGTAGCTATCGGAATTGAAGATGAGAACTTTGCCTGGGAACTTGCTTCAAACGAAAGTTTTGAAACACCAGTTGCCCTCATTACTTACTCCCACCAAGGTTTAACTGGACTTAGTCAAGAAAGTCAAGCCTTTGTTACAGACTACATCATTCCTAAGCGGTTTGCCCATGAGGAACGTCCGATTCTCCTAAATAACTGGGAGGCAACCTACTTTGATTTTGAGAAAGAAAAACTGCTTGAGTTAGCAGAAGATGCTAAACAAGTAGGTGTTGAACTCTTTGTCTTGGATGATGGTTGGTTTGGAAATCGTTTCGACGACAACCGTGCTCTAGGAGATTGGTTTGTCAATGAAGAAAAACTTGGTGGACCGCTTCAAGACTTGATTGAAAAAGTTCATGCCAAGGGGCTTAAGTTTGGACTTTGGTTTGAGCCTGAAATGATTTCGGTGGATAGCGATCTTTATCGAAAACATCCAGACTGGGCCATCCAAGTGCCTAATTATGGTCATACCTACTCACGCAACCAACTTATGTTGAACTTGGCTAATCCAGATGTGGTGGCTTACTTGAAAGATGTCTTGGACAAGATTCTTACAGATAATGCTATCGATTACGTTAAATGGGATTATAACCGTAACATGACCAACATCGGAAATGGAGCAAATTACCTTGAAAGTCAGATGCAGAGTCATCAATACATGTTGGGACTATATGACTTGGTGGATTTCCTTACAAGTAAGCATGAGAATATTCTCTTTGAATCTTGTTCTGGTGGAGGTGGTCGAAACGACCTCGGTATGATGCGTTATTTCCCACAAGTTTGGGCGAGTGATAATACGGATGCCATTGCACGATTACCGATTCAATATGGTTCAAGCTATCTTTACCCAACCATTTCTATGGGAGCTCATGTGTCAGCTGTCCCTAACCACCAAATGGGACGCATAACACCTCTGGAAACGCGTGGAGATGTAGATATGATGGGGAATCTAGGATACGAATTGGATTTGACTAGCTTGACTCAGGAAGAAAAAGATGTCATTGCTGCACAAATCGCGCATTATAAGGATATTCGTCCAGTGGTTCAATTTGGTAAGCAATACCGCCTCATAAATCCTGAAGCTGGAAGCAATGAAGCAGCTGTTCAATTTAACTATGAAAATAAGGTTCTAGCAACCTATATACGAGTTCTTTCAACAGTTGAGACGGTTGAAACGACACTCAAACTGAAAAATCTCGAACAAGATGCCAACTACATGTTACAAGGAACAGGTCAAGTTTATTCTGGCGCTGAACTGATGTATGCTGGAATCACAGTCGTTCTTCCACAGGGAGACTTCCTCAGTAAACAATTTTATTTTGTCAAAGAAGATTAA
- a CDS encoding extracellular solute-binding protein yields the protein MKWYKKLALAGLATLAVVGLAACQKKDQSADGKVTIEYFNQKTEMTDTLQEMVKDFEKENPNIHVKLTTVPSAGIVLKTRILSGDVPDIIHIYPQNMDFQEWAKAGYFQDMTGKDYLKRIKNNYAEKYAINGKIYNVPLNANVSGIYYNKTKFKELGLEEPKTFEEFQEITKKIKDSGTSPFAVAGTEGWTLNGYHQLSFITTTGSGDKANDYLRFSKPNAIKATDPTLKEDAKKMDLLAENAQNGWRGASYNDAVVAFANGKALMMPQGSWALAAVKQQDPKFEIGMFAFPGDKAGHEATVGAGDLALSVSAKTKHPKETEKFIEYMTSAKAMQKYYDVDGSPVAVEGVKQDPKSPLANISKLAFTDKHYVWLGQHWNSEEDFFNLSASYLMDQNIDNMANNLNAFFNPMKADLD from the coding sequence ATGAAGTGGTACAAAAAACTTGCTCTGGCTGGACTAGCAACATTAGCTGTTGTGGGGCTTGCAGCCTGTCAAAAGAAGGATCAGTCAGCTGATGGTAAAGTAACAATTGAGTATTTTAACCAAAAAACAGAAATGACTGATACTCTTCAAGAAATGGTAAAGGATTTTGAAAAAGAAAACCCAAATATCCATGTCAAATTAACTACAGTTCCATCAGCTGGTATCGTCTTGAAGACACGTATCCTGTCTGGGGATGTGCCTGATATCATCCACATTTACCCACAAAATATGGACTTTCAAGAATGGGCAAAAGCTGGTTATTTCCAAGATATGACTGGTAAGGATTATTTGAAAAGAATCAAAAATAATTATGCCGAAAAGTATGCCATAAATGGCAAAATTTACAATGTCCCATTGAATGCCAATGTTTCTGGTATCTACTATAACAAGACTAAATTCAAGGAACTTGGCCTTGAAGAACCAAAAACTTTCGAAGAATTCCAAGAGATTACCAAGAAAATTAAGGATAGTGGTACATCACCATTTGCAGTTGCAGGAACAGAAGGTTGGACACTTAACGGATACCACCAATTGTCATTCATTACAACAACTGGTAGTGGAGATAAAGCAAACGATTATCTCCGTTTCTCAAAACCAAATGCTATCAAGGCAACTGACCCAACTCTAAAAGAAGATGCTAAGAAAATGGATCTTCTAGCTGAAAATGCACAAAATGGTTGGCGTGGTGCTTCCTATAATGATGCTGTTGTTGCCTTTGCTAATGGTAAAGCTTTAATGATGCCTCAAGGATCATGGGCTTTAGCAGCAGTTAAACAACAAGATCCAAAGTTTGAAATTGGTATGTTCGCCTTTCCTGGAGATAAAGCAGGACATGAGGCTACAGTGGGAGCAGGGGACTTAGCCCTCTCAGTATCAGCTAAAACAAAACATCCTAAGGAAACTGAGAAATTCATCGAATACATGACCTCAGCTAAGGCAATGCAAAAGTATTATGATGTTGATGGTTCACCAGTTGCCGTAGAAGGGGTGAAACAGGATCCAAAATCACCACTTGCTAATATTTCAAAACTTGCCTTCACAGATAAACACTACGTTTGGTTGGGACAACACTGGAACTCTGAAGAAGATT